A genomic stretch from Aquila chrysaetos chrysaetos chromosome 1, bAquChr1.4, whole genome shotgun sequence includes:
- the RHOH gene encoding rho-related GTP-binding protein RhoH, with protein sequence MLDSIKCVLVGDSAVGKTSLLVRFTSETFPDDYRPTVYENTGVDVFMDGVQISLGLWDTSGSDAFKGIRPLSYQQADVVLMCYSVANHNSFLNLRNKWIGEIRSHLPRIPVLVVATQTDQRDTGPYRSSCISPIDGKRLAQDVRAKGYLECSALSNRGVQQVFEYAVRTAVNQAKRQNRRKLFSINECKIF encoded by the coding sequence ATGCTGGATTCAATTAAGTGTGTCCTGGTGGGAGACTCTGCGGTGGGGAAAACATCTCTCTTGGTACGTTTCACCTCCGAGACTTTTCCAGATGACTACAGACCCACCGTGTATGAAAATACCGGAGTGGACGTCTTCATGGATGGTGTACAGATTAGCCTAGGTCTTTGGGACACATCTGGCAGCGATGCCTTCAAAGGCATTCGCCCTCTCTCATACCAACAGGCAGATGTGGTATTAATGTGCTACTCGGTGGCAAACCACAATTCCTTTCTGAACCTGAGGAACAAGTGGATCGGCGAGATCCGCAGCCATTTGCCCCGCATCCCCGTTCTGGTGGTGGCTACTCAGACTGACCAGCGCGACACGGGGCCCTACCGTTCCTCCTGCATCAGCCCAATAGACGGGAAGCGGCTCGCCCAGGATGTGCGAGCCAAAGGCTATTTGGAGTGCTCTGCCCTCAGCAACCGCGGGGTGCAGCAGGTGTTTGAGTACGCCGTGCGGACAGCAGTCAATCAAGCCAAAAGACAGAACAGGCGGAAGCTCTTCTCCATTAACGAGTGCAAGATCTTCTGA